Proteins co-encoded in one Malus domestica chromosome 09, GDT2T_hap1 genomic window:
- the LOC103441425 gene encoding uDP-glycosyltransferase 71A15 (The RefSeq protein has 1 substitution compared to this genomic sequence), giving the protein MKRPAQLVFVPAPGIGHIVSTVEMAKQLAARDDQLFITVLVMKLPYAQPFTNTDSSISHRINFVNLPEAQPDKQDIVPNPGSFFRMFVENHKSHVRDAVINVLPESDQSESTSKPRLAGFVLDMFSASLIDVANEFKVPSYLFFTSNASALALMSHFQSLRDEGGIDITELTSSTAELAVPSFINPYPAAVLPGSLLDMESTKSTLNHVSKYKQTKGILVNTFMELESHALHYLDSGDKIPPVYPVGPLLNLKSSDEDKASDILRWLDDQPPFSVVFLCFGSMGSFGEAQVKEIACALEHSGHRFLWSLRRPPPQGKRAMPSDYEDLKTVLPEGFLDRTATVGKVIGWAPQAAILGHPATGGFVSHCGWNSTLESLWNGVPIAAWPLYAEQNLNAFQLVVELGLAVEIKMDYRRDSDVVVSAEDIERGIRRVMELDSDVRKRVKEMSEKSKKALVDGGSSYSSLGRFIDKI; this is encoded by the coding sequence ATGAAGAGACCAGCACAACTAGTGTTCGTTCCCGCCCCAGGCATCGGCCACATCGTATCAACGGTCGAGATGGCAAAGCAACTCGCTGCTCGGGACGACCAACTGTTTATCACAGTCCTCGTCATGAAGCTTCCCTACGCCCAACCATTCACCAACACTGATTCTTCAATCTCTCACCGCATCAACTTCGTCAACCTCCCCGAAGCCCAACCGGACAAACAAGACATTGTCCCCAATCCCGGGTCCTTCTTCAGAATGTTCGTCGAAAATCACAAATCTCACGTCAGAGACGCCGTTATCAACGTACTCCCCGAGTCAGATCAGTCTGAGTCGACGTCGAAGCCTCGGCTTGCCGGGTTCGTGCTCGACATGTTTTCCGCAAGCCTAATTGACGTGGCCAACGAATTTAAGGTTCCCTCCTACCTGTTCTTCACCTCCAACGCTTCGGCTCTTGCACTTATGTCCCATTTTCAATCGCTTCGTGACGAGGGGGGCATAGATATAACTGAGTTGACGAGCTCAACCGCTGAGTTGGCCGTCCCGAGTTTCATCAACCCTTACCCTGCCGCAGTCTTGCCTGGTTCGCTTCTGGACATGGAGAGCACCAAATCAACCCTCAACCACGTCAGCAAGTATAAACAAACCAAGGGCATTTTGGTAAATACATTCATGGAGCTAGAATCGCATGCTCTTCATTATCTTGATTctggtgataaaatcccacccGTGTATCCAGTGGGACCCTTATTGAACCTCAAAAGTAgtgatgaagataaggcctcgGATATCTTGAGGTGGCTTGATGATCAGCCTCCTTTCTCGGTCGTGTTCCTGTGTTTTGGAAGCATGGGAAGTTTCGGTGAGGCCCAGGTGAAAGGGATAGCGTGCGCGCTAGAGCACAGCGGACATCGGTTTTTGTGGTCCCTTCGCCGGCCCCCACCTCAAGGCAAGAGAGCTATGCCAAGCGACTACGAGGATCTAAAGACAGTCTTGCCCGAAGGGTTTCTTGATCGGACGGCTACGGTTGGGAAGGTGATTGGTTGGGCCCCGCAAGCGGCCATCCTAGGCCATCCGGCAACCGGAGGGTTTGTATCACATTGCGGGTGGAATTCTACGTTGGAAAGTTTATGGAATGGCGTGCCGATTGCCGCATGGCCATTGTACGCGGAGCAAAACCTGAATGCCTTTCAATTGGTGGTGGAGTTGGGATTGGCAGTGGAGATTAAGATGGATTATCGGAGGGACAGCGACGTGGTGGTGAGCGCAGAAGACATAGAAAGAGGGATAAGGCGAGTGATGGAGCTTGACAGTGATGTAAGGAAAAGAGTGAAGGAGATGAGTGAAAAGAGCAAGAAAGCCTTGGTGGATGGTGGTTCTTCTTACTCTTCATTAGGGCGTTTTATTGATAAAATTTAA